One genomic segment of Nocardia spumae includes these proteins:
- a CDS encoding helix-turn-helix domain-containing protein, translated as MDVTVVVVDGVGDLGLASVLEVFNTANGLVDDLEVDPEPWHVHTVGVGTSVRSGHGHLVPTVPLSRAPTDIGAIILPAVLAADADAVLDLVDTPANQPVLESISRAAANGSQLSAACTGTFFLAEAGALDGICATTSWWLAPAFRRRYPKVDLDEGRILCRSGHIVTAGAALAHLDLALSIVATRSPAQAERTARMLLAGSGGTQREFIVPQVVARGNPLVAAFERWVRDHIAQQFHIADVARELGVTVRSLQRATHAEIGMSPRDFVNEIRLERATRLLRTTTLTIDTVAARVGYLNAGTLRGLYRRRRGRTIAEVRSSPLSWEDSATRTRSPATTTAAR; from the coding sequence ATGGATGTAACGGTCGTCGTCGTCGACGGTGTCGGGGATCTCGGTCTGGCTTCGGTACTCGAGGTGTTCAACACCGCGAACGGGCTGGTCGATGACCTGGAGGTGGATCCCGAGCCGTGGCATGTGCACACGGTCGGCGTCGGCACCAGCGTCCGGTCCGGACACGGTCATCTCGTCCCGACAGTGCCGTTGTCGCGGGCGCCCACCGATATCGGTGCGATCATTCTGCCCGCCGTACTGGCCGCCGATGCCGATGCCGTGCTCGATCTGGTCGACACGCCCGCCAACCAACCTGTGCTGGAGAGCATTTCGCGGGCCGCTGCGAACGGTAGCCAGCTGTCGGCCGCATGCACCGGCACCTTCTTCCTGGCGGAGGCGGGTGCGCTGGACGGAATCTGCGCAACCACCAGCTGGTGGCTGGCTCCGGCTTTTCGCCGTCGCTATCCGAAGGTCGATCTCGACGAAGGACGCATTCTGTGCCGGTCGGGTCACATCGTCACGGCCGGCGCGGCCTTGGCACACCTGGACCTCGCGTTGTCGATTGTGGCCACACGTAGCCCGGCGCAGGCCGAACGAACCGCGCGAATGCTACTGGCAGGAAGCGGCGGGACTCAGCGTGAGTTCATCGTCCCGCAGGTGGTCGCGCGCGGGAATCCCCTGGTGGCCGCCTTCGAACGGTGGGTGCGAGACCACATCGCCCAGCAGTTTCACATCGCGGACGTCGCGCGGGAACTCGGCGTCACCGTGCGCAGTCTGCAGCGTGCGACGCATGCCGAAATCGGAATGTCGCCGCGGGATTTCGTCAACGAGATCCGCCTGGAACGAGCCACTCGGTTGCTGCGCACGACGACCTTGACGATCGACACCGTGGCCGCGCGGGTCGGCTACTTGAATGCGGGTACGCTGCGTGGGCTCTACCGTCGCCGCCGCGGTCGCACCATCGCGGAGGTACGGTCCTCGCCGTTGTCCTGGGAGGATTCCGCGACCCGTACCCGGTCGCCCGCCACGACGACGGCCGCACGCTGA
- a CDS encoding VOC family protein has translation MSQTVLKSSDTTLNIGRTRPYGSGMTVLDTAGIHHIRLTVTDLDRSRTFYRDILGFTIAVESPGSPDDPEVRTDPARLYGGVVFQTNGMLFGLRPVAAPADRFDSERVGLDHLSFTVASVDELESAATRLTEAGVEHGRVTELTDLGIAILSFVDPDGIHLELTAPLH, from the coding sequence ATGTCGCAAACAGTACTAAAGTCGTCGGATACGACACTCAACATCGGCAGAACTCGGCCATATGGTTCCGGCATGACCGTTCTCGACACCGCCGGCATCCATCACATCCGGCTCACCGTGACCGACCTGGACCGCTCGCGCACCTTCTACCGCGACATTCTCGGCTTCACCATCGCCGTCGAATCTCCCGGCAGCCCGGATGATCCCGAGGTGCGCACCGATCCGGCGCGCTTGTACGGCGGGGTCGTCTTTCAGACCAACGGTATGCTGTTCGGCCTGCGCCCTGTCGCGGCCCCGGCGGATCGCTTCGACTCCGAGCGGGTCGGACTGGACCACCTGAGCTTCACGGTCGCCTCGGTCGACGAGTTGGAGTCCGCCGCGACACGTCTGACCGAAGCCGGGGTCGAGCACGGCCGGGTCACCGAACTGACCGACCTCGGCATCGCTATTCTGTCGTTCGTCGATCCCGATGGCATCCATCTCGAGCTGACCGCGCCATTGCACTGA
- a CDS encoding DUF4254 domain-containing protein — MAVEFLTTDLLPSSDLLLRACRGHRVIGGPILWFARDLAVLFERQLGRGGSAPDPDSALIVEIGRRRMELVMAIDDWIVGTVPQRRSGATLHTETIGAVIDRLAEASVRAHHALVTLDANDEVLHGAWHHLAELADGYDDLVRDVLAGRRRLPSW, encoded by the coding sequence ATGGCCGTCGAGTTCCTGACGACCGATCTGCTGCCGAGTTCGGATCTGTTGTTACGCGCGTGCCGGGGGCACCGCGTGATCGGCGGTCCGATCCTGTGGTTCGCGCGTGACCTGGCCGTGCTGTTCGAACGCCAGTTGGGCCGCGGCGGCTCCGCACCGGACCCGGATTCCGCGTTGATCGTCGAAATCGGCAGGCGCCGAATGGAACTGGTGATGGCGATCGACGACTGGATCGTCGGCACGGTGCCGCAGCGCCGCTCCGGTGCCACCCTCCACACCGAGACGATCGGCGCGGTCATCGACCGGCTGGCCGAGGCGTCGGTGCGCGCCCATCACGCCCTCGTGACGCTCGATGCGAACGATGAAGTCCTGCACGGCGCTTGGCATCATCTGGCCGAATTGGCCGACGGCTACGACGATCTCGTCCGCGATGTCCTCGCTGGGCGACGCCGCCTTCCCAGCTGGTGA
- a CDS encoding GntR family transcriptional regulator encodes MAAGPRYQRIADLLREAIRNGTYAPGDRLPSHAELADQMQVSITTARNAIQVLVTENLLYTATSRGTIVRSQEVLESVVTHHIRRDRPQSAHDIFSEIGRAAGREPSKQFSARMEPADTDVAHWLGVPKDSWVVSRTVVQYLDHEPWSWEVSYYPRDLAELTGIDSPHDIPEGTTRRLAARGYPETAHRDTVVARPAGADEAAVLGVGAGTLLLDHLRIGASSSRIMRVSRQRSLASRNRLAYELGDDEGTELIRKTLNAPQPPGNFHSFGNSLVPGSP; translated from the coding sequence ATGGCCGCCGGTCCGAGGTACCAACGCATCGCCGACCTCCTTCGGGAGGCGATCCGCAACGGCACGTACGCCCCGGGCGATCGGCTGCCCAGCCACGCCGAGCTCGCCGACCAGATGCAGGTCTCGATCACGACCGCCCGCAACGCCATTCAGGTCCTCGTCACCGAAAACCTGCTGTACACAGCAACTTCGCGCGGCACCATCGTGCGCAGCCAGGAGGTGCTGGAATCGGTGGTGACCCACCATATTCGCCGGGATCGCCCACAGTCCGCGCACGACATCTTCTCCGAGATCGGGCGGGCGGCCGGACGCGAACCGTCCAAGCAGTTCAGTGCGCGGATGGAACCGGCCGATACGGATGTGGCGCACTGGCTCGGGGTGCCGAAAGATTCCTGGGTGGTCTCGCGCACCGTGGTGCAGTACCTGGACCACGAACCGTGGTCGTGGGAGGTCAGCTACTACCCGCGCGACCTGGCCGAACTCACCGGCATCGATTCACCGCACGATATTCCGGAGGGCACCACGCGCCGACTGGCCGCGCGCGGCTATCCGGAGACGGCCCATCGCGATACCGTCGTGGCCCGCCCGGCCGGCGCCGACGAGGCCGCGGTGCTGGGAGTGGGCGCCGGAACCCTCCTGCTGGATCATCTGCGCATCGGCGCGAGCAGCAGCCGGATCATGCGGGTGAGCCGGCAGCGGTCGCTGGCCTCGCGTAACCGGCTGGCCTACGAACTCGGTGACGACGAGGGCACCGAACTCATCCGCAAGACCCTGAACGCACCGCAGCCCCCGGGCAACTTCCACTCCTTCGGTAACTCACTGGTACCCGGCTCACCATGA